A genomic segment from Sander vitreus isolate 19-12246 chromosome 3, sanVit1, whole genome shotgun sequence encodes:
- the scarf1 gene encoding scavenger receptor class F member 1: MKLLLRALSALLCFSLSSQTLDPDGKNVCHNIRDPSTLVCCTGWRQEGKECTTPVCEGEQACLKDEICVYPGVCHCPPGYYGAHCKTRCPSEFWAPDCRQVCQCFPHGRCHPVTGECTCNPNRWGPLCQYTCKCARNGHCHPVHGNCTCNEGWWMSTCSKPCQCVSGGSVGPGCDQLTGRCQCNRGHWGLKCPITCNCYLSPCNQRTGVCECESGWWGPSCDRRCNCDLRHSSCDQANGQCLCHAGYQGLFCNQPCEAGKYGSGCKMSCGYCKDNHLCSATDGACDACESGWNGTRCDLPCPAGSYGDGCQEKCPRCRNDEPCDPITGKCWRCDPGWTGPRCEEACSNRTFGDACSFLCSPCFHGNCHHVTGRCVCQPGFQGESCNSSCPALQFGLNCSSVCDCGEGGGCDPVTGVCPNSGRAAVLAGVLVPLLLLLLAVLCCCLCCGGGPVDGKDRATVADGGLSVRIKYHVYSVLANIGAALPCISVWSSGLPRVTVSHHDPELTFNHSFIEPPSSGWMTEGSSFDTDEEEGEALYCVPPREDILSVAGGEFHEMSSKCNMFLDPSGFSSEDITSAFNIPRTSSIAKSKRPSVSFAEGTRFSPKERRGSAQDPGALPGHPRNKPKSPWGVLMLSALQSQGSAARAGDEDGAEGEEVEDEVDVQATDNQESSCEAGDQEVDRTSSRATLQVPGASGRRRTMSNTAAHKGTQLPTSASDAQVGVLNKVTTVYVTVGKAGRPVSKTEMSSEGPVQAMLRRLGSLQRQREQESGRPKLKGAEGITKPPRRKLGARASVWEEGGTPGSEVGICKPIRRKHASLNSSDTAGANDTPSSESSTPKRPLSSNLQSVPELASADSGSDLRVEGGDLSTGKTEGTYLTVGPAGDTVSLTEVIANEGAVVSVIDEPCYENVIIKHS, from the exons ATGAAGCTTCTCCTTAGAGCTCTGAGTGCTCTGCTCTGCTTCTCGCTGTCCTCACAAACACTGGATCCTGATGGGAAGAACGTCTGCCACAATATCAG GGACCCCTCCACCCTGGTCTGTTGCACTGGGTGGCGTCAAGAGGGAAAAGAGTGCACCACAC ctgtgtgtgagGGTGAACAGGCCTGTCTGAAGGATGAGATCTGTGTGTATCCTGGAGTGTGTCACTGCCCACCTGGCTACTACGGAGCTCACTGTAAAACAC GCTGTCCTTCTGAGTTCTGGGCTCCAGACTGTCGCCAGGTGTGTCAGTGCTTCCCACACGGCCGCTGTCACCCCGTCACCGGTGAGTGCACTTGCAACCCCAACCGCTGGGGTCCGCTGTGTCAGTACACCTGCAAGTGCGCCCGGAACGGCCACTGCCACCCCGTCCATGGAAACTGCACCTGCAACGAGGGCTGGTGGATGTCAACCTGCTCCAAGCCGTGCCAGTGCGTCAGCGGGGGGTCTGTGGGCCCCGGCTGCGACCAGCTAACAGGCCGGTGTCAGTGCAACAGGGGCCACTGGGGGCTGAAATGTCCCATCACTTGCAACTGCTATCTGTCGCCATGTAATCAGCGtaccggtgtgtgtgagtgcgagtCAGGCTGGTGGGGTCCCAGCTGTGACCGCCGATGTAACTGTGACCTCAGACACAGCAGCTGTGACCAGGCCAATGGGCAGTGCCTGTGCCACGCAGGGTACCAGGGTCTCTTCTGCAACCAGCCCTGTGAAGCTGGGAAGTACGGCAGTGGTTGTAAAATGAG TTGTGGTTACTGTAAAGACAACCACCTCTGCTCTGCCACTGATGGCGCCTGTGATGCCTGTGAGTCCGGCTGGAACGGTACACGATGCGACCTCCCATGCCCAGCTGGTTCCTATGGTGACGGCTGCCAGGAGAAGTGTCCGCGCTGCAGAAATGACGAACCCTGTGACCCCATAACTGGGAAATGTTGGAGGTGTGACCCTGGATGGACTGGACCCAG GTGTGAGGAGGCCTGCTCTAACAGGACGTTTGGCGATGCCTGCAGCTTCCTGTGTAGCCCTTGTTTCCATGGTAACTGCCATCATGTGACAGGAAGATGTGTCTGTCAGCCAGGCTTTCAGGGAGAGAG ctgtaaCAGCAGCTGCCCTGCCCTGCAGTTTGGCCTCAACTGTTCCTCCGTCTGTGACTGTGGTGAGGGGGGCGGCTGTGACCCAGTCACTGGTGTCTGCCCCAACA GTGGCAGAGCTGCAGTACTAGCAGGTGTGCTGGTTCCTTTGCTCCTGTTGCTGCTTGCTGTCCTCTGCTGCTGTTTATGTTGTGGAGGAGGTCCTGTTGATGGCAAAGACAG GGCGACTGTGGCTGATGGAGGCTTGTCAGTTCGGATAAAATATCATGTCTACAGCGTCCTGGCTAACATCGGTGCTGCCCTCCCCTGTATTTCTGTTTGGTCCTCTGGCCTGCCTCGTGTCACTG tgtctcacCATGACCCAGAGCTGACGTTCAACCACAGCTTCATTGAGCCTCCTTCCTCTGGCTGGATGACTGAGGGGTCGTCCTTCGACactgatgaggaggagggagaggcgCTCTACTGTGTCCCTCCAAGAGAAG ACATCCTGTCGGTGGCGGGCGGCGAGTTCCACGAGATGAGCTCGAAGTGTAACATGTTCTTAGACCCATCTGGCTTCAGCAGTGAGGACATCACCTCAGCCTTCAACATCCCTCGCACCTCCAGCATCGCCAAGTCCAAGAGGCCGTCTGTCTCTTTTGCAGAGGGCACACGCTTTAGCCCCAAGGAGAGGCGTGGCTCGGCTCAGGACCCAGGCGCTCTCCCTGGACACCCACGCAACAAACCAAAGTCACCGTGGGGAGTTTTGATGCTGTCTGCCCTCCAAAGTCAGGGAAGTGCAGCTAGAGCTGGGGACGAAGATGGAGCCGAGGGCGAGGAGGTGGAAGATGAAGTGGATGTGCAGGCGACAGACAATCAGGAATCAAGCTGTGAGGCAGGGGACCAGGAAGTAGACAGAACCTCTTCCCGGGCCACCCTCCAAGTCCCTGGGGCATCAGGACGAAGGCGGACTATGTCCAACACAGCTGCTCATAAAGGGACCCAGCTGCCAACATCTGCCTCTGATGCTCAGGTGGGGGTCTTAAATAAGGTCACCACAGTGTATGTGACTGTGGGTAAAGCAGGTAGGCCCGTGTCGAAGACGGAGATGAGCTCTGAAGGCCCCGTCCAAGCCATGCTGCGGCGACTCGGCAGCCTCCAGAGACAAAGGGAGCAGGAGTCTGGCAGGCCCAAGCTTAAAGGAGCTGAAGGGATTACCAAACCACCCAGGAGGAAGCTTGGAGCTCGGGCGAGTGtgtgggaggagggagggacacCTGGAAGCGAAGTTGGCATATGTAAGCCAATCAGGAGAAAGCATGCTTCTCTCAACTCCTCTGACACAGCTGGTGCTAATGACACTCCATCATCAGAGAGCAGCACTCCAAAAAGGCCTTTGTCGTCCAATTTGCAGAGCGTACCAGAGTTGGCTTCAGCTGATTCAGGATCAGATCTGAGGGTTGAGGGTGGTGACCTCAGTACAGGAAAAACTGAGGGCACCTACCTTACTGTGGGACCAGCCGGAGACACTGTGAGTCTCACTGAGGTCATCGCCAATGAAGGTGCAGTGGTCAGTGTGATTGATGAACCCTGCTATGAAAATGTCATTATTAAACACTCATAA
- the vtna gene encoding vitronectin a isoform X2 — protein MRLWAVLLLALLARTFAADARGDTFVFAEDDDGELFEGTTPSLRRSAHDQFFTVINHQLPPTQQPISDFDHRPQQHPEITLEMNKPPRPWTTMDTIRQNIPVTQKTPISQTVQPTQMFPTTTKPSWTDAAAETTTVPVTTATTEAPDPDAVTCSGRPFDSFMRLKNGSIYAFRGEYFFELDQKSVLPGYPKLIKDVWGISGPIDAAFTRINCQGKTYIFKGNKYWRFDDGVLDEDYPRDISVGFDKIPDHVDAAFALPSPGHNGKEKVYFFKVDQYYMYEFLHQPSHEECITMSERSPSTLFRSYTDVYYNNYERVISELFSDLPQHHDKHHFIDKDWKGLKSPVDAVMAGRIYVPPRSSTRRRNNDQPDQQWGQQQGQQWNQQQYQQYGQQWGRRRQSRSPYWGSTAERGMNMGQDFAEMGMEMGLRLAERRMEMEERLRRDWDRRWDQDLDQDRRRDGSRQNNRGNYDSRGDRSYWASIQRSLPIQSVYFFKGDTYSRVDLRTKRVDPATPPYPRSIAKYWLGCSGTTGAEK, from the exons ATGAGGCTGTGGGCCGTCCTGCTGCTCGCTCTGCTCGCTCGGACTTTTGCTGCAGATG CTCGCGGAGACACGTTTGTGTTTGCAGAGGATGATGATGGTGAGCTGTTTGAAGGTACCACTCCATCGCTTAGACGTTCAGCCCACGACCAGTTTTTCACTGTTATCAATCATCAGCTCCCGCCCACACAACAGCCCATCTCAGACTTTGATCACAGACCACAGCAACATCCAGAAATCACACTAGAAATGAACAAACCCCCTCGACCATGGACGACGATGGATACCATACGTCAGAATATCCCTGTTACACAAAAAACACCCATTTCCCAGACAGTCCAACCTACACAGATGTTTCCTACCACAACTAAACCCTCTTGGACTGATGCAGCAGCTGAGACGACCACTGTTCCCGTCACAACAGCCACCACTGAAGCCCCCGACCCAGACGCTGTGACCTGCAGTGGGAGGCCTTTTGACTCCTTCATGCGACTAAAGAATGGCTCCATATATGCCTTCAGAG ggGAGTACTTTTTTGAACTGGACCAGAAGTCAGTGCTTCCTGGTTATCCAAAGCTCATAAAGGACGTGTGGGGCATCAGCGGACCTATTGATGCTGCCTTCACCCGCATCAACTGTCAAGGGAAGACTTATATCTTTAAG GGAAACAAGTACTGGAGGTTTGATGACGGTGTGCTGGATGAGGACTACCCTCGAGATATCAGCGTGGGCTTTGACAAAATTCCTGATCATGTGGATGCAGCTTTTGCTCTGCCTTCTCCTGGTCACAATGGAAAAGAGAAGGTCTACTTTTTCAAAG TGGATCAGTATTACATGTACGAGTTTTTGCACCAGCCGTCCCATGAGGAGTGTATCACCATGTCTGAGAGGTCTCCATCCACACTGTTCAGGAGCTACACTGACGTGTACTACAACAACTATGAACGTGTTATCAGCGAGCTCTTCTCTGACT TGCCTCAGCATCATGACAAACACCACTTCATTGATAAGGACTGGAAGGGCCTCAAGTCTCCAGTGGATGCTGTCATGGCCGGCAGAATTTATGTCCCTCCCCGGAGCTCCACACGACGCCGCAACAACGACCAGCCTGACCAGCAGTGGGGTCAacagcagggccagcagtgGAACCAGCAGCAGTACCAGCAGTATGGACAGCAGTGGGGTCGTAGGAGGCAAAGCCGTTCACCCTACTGGGGATCCACGGCTGAGCGGGGGATGAATATGGGCCAGGACTTTGCGGAGATGGGGATGGAAATGGGTCTGAGGTTagcagagaggaggatggagatggaggagaggcTCAGACGAGACTGGGACAGACGGTGGGATCAAGACTTGGACCaagacagacggagagatggCTCCCGCCAGAACAACAGAGGCAACTATGACTCCAGAGGTGACAGGTCGTACTGGGCGTCCATCCAGAGGAGTCTGCCCATACAGAGTGTCTACTTCTTTAAAGGAG ATACATACTCCAGAGTGGACCTCAGGACCAAGAGAGTTGACCCTGCCACGCCACCATATCCCAGATCCATCGCCAAGTACTGGCTCGGCTGTTCAGGCACCACTGGGGCAGAAAAGTag
- the vtna gene encoding vitronectin a isoform X1, whose product MRLWAVLLLALLARTFAADESCMGRCENGFDSQKKCQCDSMCKYYRSCCSDFEVTCGMTTRGDTFVFAEDDDGELFEGTTPSLRRSAHDQFFTVINHQLPPTQQPISDFDHRPQQHPEITLEMNKPPRPWTTMDTIRQNIPVTQKTPISQTVQPTQMFPTTTKPSWTDAAAETTTVPVTTATTEAPDPDAVTCSGRPFDSFMRLKNGSIYAFRGEYFFELDQKSVLPGYPKLIKDVWGISGPIDAAFTRINCQGKTYIFKGNKYWRFDDGVLDEDYPRDISVGFDKIPDHVDAAFALPSPGHNGKEKVYFFKVDQYYMYEFLHQPSHEECITMSERSPSTLFRSYTDVYYNNYERVISELFSDLPQHHDKHHFIDKDWKGLKSPVDAVMAGRIYVPPRSSTRRRNNDQPDQQWGQQQGQQWNQQQYQQYGQQWGRRRQSRSPYWGSTAERGMNMGQDFAEMGMEMGLRLAERRMEMEERLRRDWDRRWDQDLDQDRRRDGSRQNNRGNYDSRGDRSYWASIQRSLPIQSVYFFKGDTYSRVDLRTKRVDPATPPYPRSIAKYWLGCSGTTGAEK is encoded by the exons ATGAGGCTGTGGGCCGTCCTGCTGCTCGCTCTGCTCGCTCGGACTTTTGCTGCAGATG AGTCCTGTATGGGTCGCTGTGAGAATGGCTTTGACTCTCAGAAGAAGTGCCAGTGTGACTCGATGTGCAAGTATTacaggagctgctgctctgacttTGAGGTCACCTGTGGCATGACGA CTCGCGGAGACACGTTTGTGTTTGCAGAGGATGATGATGGTGAGCTGTTTGAAGGTACCACTCCATCGCTTAGACGTTCAGCCCACGACCAGTTTTTCACTGTTATCAATCATCAGCTCCCGCCCACACAACAGCCCATCTCAGACTTTGATCACAGACCACAGCAACATCCAGAAATCACACTAGAAATGAACAAACCCCCTCGACCATGGACGACGATGGATACCATACGTCAGAATATCCCTGTTACACAAAAAACACCCATTTCCCAGACAGTCCAACCTACACAGATGTTTCCTACCACAACTAAACCCTCTTGGACTGATGCAGCAGCTGAGACGACCACTGTTCCCGTCACAACAGCCACCACTGAAGCCCCCGACCCAGACGCTGTGACCTGCAGTGGGAGGCCTTTTGACTCCTTCATGCGACTAAAGAATGGCTCCATATATGCCTTCAGAG ggGAGTACTTTTTTGAACTGGACCAGAAGTCAGTGCTTCCTGGTTATCCAAAGCTCATAAAGGACGTGTGGGGCATCAGCGGACCTATTGATGCTGCCTTCACCCGCATCAACTGTCAAGGGAAGACTTATATCTTTAAG GGAAACAAGTACTGGAGGTTTGATGACGGTGTGCTGGATGAGGACTACCCTCGAGATATCAGCGTGGGCTTTGACAAAATTCCTGATCATGTGGATGCAGCTTTTGCTCTGCCTTCTCCTGGTCACAATGGAAAAGAGAAGGTCTACTTTTTCAAAG TGGATCAGTATTACATGTACGAGTTTTTGCACCAGCCGTCCCATGAGGAGTGTATCACCATGTCTGAGAGGTCTCCATCCACACTGTTCAGGAGCTACACTGACGTGTACTACAACAACTATGAACGTGTTATCAGCGAGCTCTTCTCTGACT TGCCTCAGCATCATGACAAACACCACTTCATTGATAAGGACTGGAAGGGCCTCAAGTCTCCAGTGGATGCTGTCATGGCCGGCAGAATTTATGTCCCTCCCCGGAGCTCCACACGACGCCGCAACAACGACCAGCCTGACCAGCAGTGGGGTCAacagcagggccagcagtgGAACCAGCAGCAGTACCAGCAGTATGGACAGCAGTGGGGTCGTAGGAGGCAAAGCCGTTCACCCTACTGGGGATCCACGGCTGAGCGGGGGATGAATATGGGCCAGGACTTTGCGGAGATGGGGATGGAAATGGGTCTGAGGTTagcagagaggaggatggagatggaggagaggcTCAGACGAGACTGGGACAGACGGTGGGATCAAGACTTGGACCaagacagacggagagatggCTCCCGCCAGAACAACAGAGGCAACTATGACTCCAGAGGTGACAGGTCGTACTGGGCGTCCATCCAGAGGAGTCTGCCCATACAGAGTGTCTACTTCTTTAAAGGAG ATACATACTCCAGAGTGGACCTCAGGACCAAGAGAGTTGACCCTGCCACGCCACCATATCCCAGATCCATCGCCAAGTACTGGCTCGGCTGTTCAGGCACCACTGGGGCAGAAAAGTag
- the sarm1 gene encoding NAD(+) hydrolase SARM1, with protein sequence MLLSLTLFLWRLYRQFFIMFSSDRLTVPEYVSRLQRGRSGSGSVSVSDPKAVSPGVSADVQAVLDTSIPALRSAIRRLKSSKETSDSDETRSAIAELFQLVEEAWVLPTVGRQVAEEICNRIRLDGGLELLLQLQQTPAVEITYESAKLLEQILISENRDYVARMGLGVILNLTRHQEDAQLARSVSGILEHMFKHTEETSVHLISNGALDALLFWCRGTDPTVLRHCAVALANCAMYGGHRCQRWMIEKQAAEWLFPLAFSKEDELIRFHACLAVTVLAANREIEKEVVKSGTLELVEPFIASLDPDDFARSLLDSADCMQGKTAADLQHLLPLLDGTRVEGKCIAAFYLCVETSIKSRQRNTKIFQEIGAVQSLKRMVMYSSNGTACALAKRALSMMGEEVPKRILSCVPNWKTSEVHTWLQQVGFSAYCDRFQELQVDGDLLLNITDQELSADLGMTAGLTRKRFLRDLRVLKTYANYSTCDPNNMADWLVEVDPRFRQYTYGLVQSGVDSNNVQSLTDMQLQNDCHIDNGVHRAKILSANHRASKPCHTDAQPAGPDVFISYRRTTGSQLASLLKVHLQVRGYSVFIDVEKLEAGKFQDKLIQSVQRARNFILVLSANALDKCMGDTDMKDWVHKEIVTALAGKKNIIPVTDNFMWPDPMSMPEDMRAILNFNGIKWSHEYQEATIEKILRFLNGHQDQIDGRDASKGQKKK encoded by the exons ATGCTATTGTCTCTGACGCTCTTCCTGTGGAGGCTCTACCGACAATTCTTCATCATGTTCAGCTCAGACAGGCTTACAGTCCCGGAATACGTCAGCCGGCTGCAGAGAGGGAGGAGCGGCTCCGGCTCCGTCTCCGTCTCCGACCCCAAAGCGGTCTCTCCGGGCGTCAGTGCGGACGTCCAGGCGGTTCTGGACACCTCAATCCCCGCCCTGCGCTCCGCCATCAGGAGGCTAAAGTCATCCAAGGAGACCTCTGATTCCGATGAGACCCGCAGTGCCATCGCAGAGCTCTTTCAGCTGGTGGAGGAGGCCTGGGTTTTGCCCACTGTAGGCCGTCAGGTGGCCGAAGAGATCTGCAACCGGATCCGGCTGGATGGAGgtctggagctgctgctgcagcttcaaCAGACACCTGCCGTGGAGATCACCTATGAGTCTGCAAAACTGCTGGAGCAGATACTGATCTCAGAGAACAG AGATTATGTAGCACGAATGGGTCTGGGGGTCATCCTCAACCTGACTCGACATCAGGAAGACGCACAGCTGGCTCGCAGTGTCTCAGGGATCCTGGAGCACATGttcaaacacacagaggagaCGTCTGTCCACCTCATCTCTAACGGTGCCCTTGATGCCCTCCTCTTCTGGTGCCGGGGTACAGATCCCACTGTGCTGCGTCACTGTGCTGTAGCACTAGCAAACTGTGCCATGTACGGAGGCCACCGCTGCCAGCGATGGATGATCGAGAAACAGGCAGCTGAGTGGCTTTTCCCACTGGCTTTTTCTAAAGAGGATGAACTCATTCGCTTCCACGCATGTCTGGCTGTGACTGTGTTAGCTGCAAACCGAGAAATTGAGAAAGAGGTGGTGAAATCTGGAACCCTGGAGCTGGTGGAGCCATTCATCGCATCTTTGGATCCAGATGACTTTGCCCGCAGTTTATTGGACAGTGCAGACTGCATGCAGGGTAAGACAGCAGCTGATCTTCAGCATCTTTTGCCATTACTGGATGGCACAAGAGTGGAGGGAAAGTGCATTGCAGCCTTTTACCTTTGTGTAGAGACCAGCATCAAGTCTCGTCAGCGCAACACTAAG ATATTTCAAGAGATCGGAGCGGTGCAGAGCCTAAAAAGAATGGTCATGTACTCCAGTAATGGCACAGCCTGTGCCCTCGCCAAGCGGGCTCTGAGCATGATGGGAGAGGAAGTGCCGAAACGTATCCTGTCATGTGTGCCCAACTGGAAAACCTCTGAAGTGCACACCTGGCTGCAGCAGGTTGGCTTTAGTGCCTATTGTGACCGTTTCCAG GAGCTCCAGGTGGATGGAGACCTCCTGCTGAACATCACAGACCAGGAACTGAGCGCTGATCTGGGCATGACCGCAGGCCTCACTCGCAAGAG GTTTTTGAGAGACTTACGTGTGTTGAAGACTTACGCCAACTACTCCACATGTGACCCAAACAATATGGCTGACTGGTTAGTTGAGGTGGACCCTCGTTTCCGTCAGTACACCTATGGCCTTGTCCAGTCAGGAGTGGATAGCAACAATGTCCAGAGCTTGACCGATATGCAGCTCCAGAATGACTGCCACATAGACAACGGAGTCCACAGAGCCAAGATACTCTCTGCCAACCACAGGGCCTCAAAACCGTGCCACACAGATGCCCAGCCTGCAGGGCCCGACGTGTTCATCAGCTACCGTCGGACTACCGGCTCCCAGCTGGCCAG CCTTCTGAAGGTGCACCTGCAGGTTCGAGGATACAGCGTCTTCATAGATGTGGAGAAGCTGGAGGCTGGTAAATTCCAGGACAAACTGATCCAGAGCGTACAGCGGGCGCGTAACTTCATCCTGGTCCTGTCTGCCAATGCGCTCGACAAGTGCATGGGTGACACTGATATGAAGGATTGGGTGCATAAG GAGATAGTCACAGCCTTGGCTGGTAAGAAGAACATAATTCCTGTCACAGATAACTTTATGTGGCCCGACCCCATGTCTATGCCGGAGGACATGAGAGCAATTCTTAACTTCAATGGCATCAA ATGGTCCCATGAATATCAGGAAGCCACGATTGAGAAGATCCTACGCTTTCTGAATGGACACCAAGACCAAATCGACGGCCGAGACGCCTCCAAAGggcagaaaaagaaataa